Within the Prochlorococcus sp. MIT 1300 genome, the region AGGCAACTTAACGAGTTATGGGGCCTTCCATCAAACGATTCTTCTCTTTTGCTTGATCAGGCATTAGGGCCTATTTCTATTGATAGTAGGAACTTTGATAGTGGAAGTTTTTTTGTGCCGCTGAAGGGTGAACATTTTGATGGTCATGATTTTCTGCTTGAAGTCTTCGAGAGAGGCGCGCAGGGAGCTGTTGTTTCATGTTACACAGAAAATATTCCTGATGGACTGCTCCACTGGGTAGTTGAGGACACTTTGTATGCCTACCAGCAACTAGCAAACTTACACCGCTTGGATGTAGGTACACCTGTTGTTGCGATAACTGGCTCGACAGGAAAGACAACTACAAGGGAGTTGATTAGAGCAGCTCTTTCTACTACTGGTGAGGTATTAGCGAGCGAAGGGAATAATAATAATGATATTGGAGTACCACTTACTTTGCTGCAGAGTTCCCCTTGTCATTTTGCAGCAGTGATTGAAATGGGTATGCGAGCTCGTGGAGAGATTGAACGTCTTTCATATTGCACACAGCCAGATATAGCTGTCATTACAAATATAGGAAGTGCACACCTTGGGCTATTAGGAAGTCGACAAGCCATAGCAGCTGCAAAATGTGAAATAACTTCTTTTCTAAGACCAGATGGTTTGCTATTAATACCAGCGGGCAATGATTTGCTTGAGCAAGAACTTTCGAAATCTTGGACTGGAAGAGTCAAACGTGTGTCTCTTGAGTTAGAACAGTCTCCGGATGATATTTATGATAAAGATCTTTGTTCCGAGACTTGTCCATTGCCTGATTTGATTGGTCAAGTCGATTCAGGTTCTAGGACTCTTAAATTAAATGGGTTGCAATATAAGTTG harbors:
- a CDS encoding UDP-N-acetylmuramoyl-tripeptide--D-alanyl-D-alanine ligase, with amino-acid sequence MAISFRQLNELWGLPSNDSSLLLDQALGPISIDSRNFDSGSFFVPLKGEHFDGHDFLLEVFERGAQGAVVSCYTENIPDGLLHWVVEDTLYAYQQLANLHRLDVGTPVVAITGSTGKTTTRELIRAALSTTGEVLASEGNNNNDIGVPLTLLQSSPCHFAAVIEMGMRARGEIERLSYCTQPDIAVITNIGSAHLGLLGSRQAIAAAKCEITSFLRPDGLLLIPAGNDLLEQELSKSWTGRVKRVSLELEQSPDDIYDKDLCSETCPLPDLIGQVDSGSRTLKLNGLQYKLPLEGRHNALNFMFAIAVAMEFGINQSLLKNLEVIVPGGRSRKVNIGGLTVLDETYNASPEAMYASLTLLMSQPGRHFAVLGTMYELGRYSASLHQSVAQFAVDLGLDGLVVLATGIEADVMESVASSLRYFAVVPSPEKAIDVLEDWLKPGDVILLKASRNVGMESLLPLIKELFG